In bacterium, the following proteins share a genomic window:
- a CDS encoding DNA translocase FtsK: MPKSNTPRNGEDRLRKDLFAIAFLTLGAFVLAALIFSARGGVLTEALAHGLTVLLGVGAFGVPIVAFALAAFYGLEHPPVTPTRALIGIALLFVAVLTAVHIQTPAPLPTDDAAAHDTLRERFAYLFEEDTLLSRGGYLGAGFAFVFLTTAGPLGSYIILCGVAAMALVLITQGTMPLFIGWLRRAAGRGWQAANGGLNGLQQRRRPSSPRAPNSTKRGASRRAPPSGPIVDLEDDLPERVPEPDPAPAEPEPPVPEPLHGTSATPLAPAPQAPPAREAPAGAVPDTDPLPGNHTEASARGGPASVAVMEAPTKAKSAPRGKATQPTLLSGDALYQLPPTSLMTEYPEEEESKEDRAIAAENIIKLEDTLESFGIHAKVTHYERGPVLTRYEVEPERGIRVNQVARHTDDLRMAMAAWDVRVEAPIPGKSAVGIEVPNKKKTIVGLRSLIECQDFRGHSSSLAVALGRDIAGYPVVCDLVQMPHLLVAGATNAGKSVCLHSIIVSLLMSARPSEVQLIMIDPKRVELNLYEGIPHLMSPVVHTVQQASDVLRKAIREMEKRYDQFARVSAANIAEYNFFTAGAQLAAGRQEIGLDTLQKRLKLDESKSRRLMDMMEWGGVVLENVEKDEMWRVCIDENDARTVPLPRVVIVIDELADLMMQARAEFEFSICRIAQLARATGIHLVIATQRPSVKVVTGNIKANIPSRIALSVASQVDSRTILDGIGAERLIGRGDMLYAPIDASKPRRAQGAFVSRQEIETIAEFCRRQGEPAYSIIPEVPEEEDYSGDAEPSDALYADAVRYVVAEGEASVSMIQRRFKVGYARAGRLIDMMAQRGVVGPSQGSKPRQVLIGTAFVDAALGLAPTATEAPTSAFDDLPEPKLDEDEAELLEQADDD, encoded by the coding sequence TTGCCGAAGAGCAACACCCCGCGGAACGGCGAAGACCGACTCCGCAAAGATCTTTTCGCCATCGCGTTTCTCACGTTGGGCGCGTTCGTCCTCGCGGCGCTGATCTTCAGCGCCCGTGGCGGCGTGCTGACCGAGGCCCTGGCCCATGGTCTGACCGTCCTGCTGGGCGTCGGGGCCTTCGGCGTCCCCATTGTCGCCTTCGCTCTGGCCGCCTTCTACGGCCTTGAACACCCGCCTGTCACCCCCACCCGCGCGCTCATCGGCATCGCCCTGCTGTTCGTGGCGGTGCTCACCGCCGTGCACATCCAGACCCCCGCCCCGCTGCCGACCGACGACGCTGCCGCCCACGACACGCTCCGGGAGCGCTTCGCGTACCTCTTCGAGGAGGACACGCTGCTCAGCCGCGGCGGCTACCTGGGGGCCGGGTTCGCCTTCGTCTTCCTGACCACTGCGGGCCCGCTGGGGAGCTACATCATCCTGTGCGGCGTCGCAGCCATGGCGCTGGTGCTGATCACCCAGGGCACGATGCCCCTGTTCATCGGCTGGTTGCGTCGCGCGGCCGGGCGCGGCTGGCAGGCGGCCAACGGGGGCCTCAACGGCCTGCAGCAGCGCCGCCGGCCGTCATCCCCCCGAGCGCCCAACAGCACCAAGCGAGGTGCTTCCCGCCGCGCCCCCCCGTCCGGGCCCATCGTGGACCTGGAAGATGACCTGCCCGAGCGCGTGCCCGAGCCCGACCCGGCCCCGGCTGAGCCGGAGCCGCCGGTCCCCGAGCCGCTGCATGGCACCTCAGCCACGCCGCTCGCGCCTGCCCCTCAGGCGCCGCCCGCCCGGGAGGCCCCCGCCGGCGCCGTTCCCGACACCGACCCCCTGCCGGGCAACCATACCGAAGCCTCGGCCCGGGGTGGGCCGGCCTCGGTAGCAGTGATGGAGGCGCCCACGAAGGCCAAGAGCGCCCCGCGCGGCAAGGCGACCCAGCCTACCTTGCTTTCCGGCGACGCGCTCTACCAGCTCCCCCCCACCAGCCTCATGACGGAGTACCCTGAGGAGGAGGAGAGCAAGGAAGACCGGGCCATCGCCGCCGAGAACATCATCAAGCTGGAAGACACCCTCGAGAGCTTTGGCATCCACGCGAAGGTGACCCACTACGAGCGCGGGCCGGTGCTGACGCGCTACGAGGTGGAGCCGGAGCGCGGCATCCGCGTCAACCAGGTGGCCCGCCACACCGATGACCTGCGCATGGCCATGGCGGCCTGGGACGTGCGCGTGGAGGCCCCCATCCCTGGCAAGTCGGCCGTGGGCATTGAGGTCCCCAACAAGAAGAAGACCATCGTGGGCCTGCGCTCGCTCATCGAGTGCCAGGACTTCCGCGGCCACAGCTCCTCGTTGGCGGTCGCGCTGGGCCGGGACATCGCCGGCTACCCGGTCGTCTGCGACCTCGTGCAGATGCCCCACCTGCTCGTCGCCGGGGCCACCAACGCCGGCAAGAGCGTCTGCCTGCACTCGATCATCGTCAGCCTGCTCATGAGCGCCCGCCCCAGCGAAGTGCAGCTCATCATGATTGACCCCAAACGGGTCGAACTGAACCTGTACGAGGGCATCCCGCACCTCATGTCGCCGGTCGTGCACACCGTTCAGCAGGCCTCGGATGTGCTGCGCAAGGCCATCCGCGAGATGGAGAAGCGCTACGACCAGTTCGCGCGGGTCAGCGCGGCCAACATCGCCGAATACAACTTCTTCACCGCCGGGGCGCAGTTGGCTGCCGGACGCCAGGAGATCGGCCTGGACACGCTCCAGAAGCGCCTGAAGCTCGACGAGTCCAAGTCGCGCCGCCTGATGGACATGATGGAATGGGGCGGCGTGGTGCTGGAGAACGTGGAGAAGGACGAGATGTGGCGCGTCTGCATTGACGAGAACGACGCCCGCACCGTGCCGCTCCCGCGTGTCGTGATCGTCATTGACGAGTTGGCCGACCTGATGATGCAGGCCCGCGCGGAGTTTGAGTTCAGCATCTGCCGCATCGCCCAACTCGCTCGCGCCACCGGCATCCACCTGGTCATCGCCACCCAGCGCCCCTCGGTCAAGGTGGTCACCGGCAACATCAAGGCCAATATCCCCTCCCGCATCGCGTTGTCGGTGGCGTCGCAGGTAGACTCGCGCACGATCCTCGACGGCATCGGCGCCGAACGCCTCATCGGCCGGGGCGACATGCTCTACGCGCCCATTGACGCCAGCAAGCCCCGCCGCGCGCAAGGCGCGTTCGTGTCACGCCAGGAGATCGAGACCATCGCCGAGTTCTGCCGCCGTCAGGGCGAGCCGGCCTACTCGATCATTCCCGAAGTGCCCGAGGAAGAGGACTACTCCGGCGACGCCGAGCCCAGCGACGCCCTCTATGCCGACGCCGTGCGGTATGTTGTGGCCGAGGGCGAGGCTTCCGTCTCGATGATCCAGCGCCGCTTCAAGGTCGGCTACGCGCGCGCCGGGCGACTGATTGACATGATGGCCCAACGGGGCGTCGTCGGCCCCAGTCAGGGCTCCAAGCCGCGCCAGGTGCTCATCGGCACGGCCTTTGTGGACGCCGCCCTGGGCCTGGCGCCCACCGCGACCGAGGCCCCCACCTCGGCCTTCGACGACCTGCCGGAGCCCAAGCTGGACGAAGACGAAGCCGAGTTGCTCGAGCAGGCGGACGACGACTAG
- a CDS encoding site-specific DNA-methyltransferase, with amino-acid sequence MSEPTADARATTASEAAPGGRKHRRNTLNDLTGRDWIKFTKSWFICDSRRYLKNKATELHPARYPEEMVSEFIQFFTKPGEWVLDPFCGSGATLVACQETGRHGVGIELSAEYAQVARRRLLSLDCETEWHVLEGDSRDVSSLLGSAGFQPAKGQETSDSGRAGSPHYAEAIGELDTPPGLPASPLPHQYDFIITSPPYFDMLRKSRGGVDSAAKKRARAGLGTHYGDDRRDLGNITSYEDFVEALGLIFDDMHDLLRPGRYLVAVIQNLRDTDGEVRPLAWDLARRLSQRFSFQGERVWCQNSKPLGIWGYPTVFVPNVHHHYCLIFRVRPDAFAGGREHR; translated from the coding sequence ATGTCTGAACCCACCGCCGACGCCCGCGCGACGACCGCCTCCGAGGCTGCCCCCGGGGGCCGCAAGCACCGTCGCAACACCCTCAATGACCTCACCGGGCGGGACTGGATCAAGTTCACAAAGTCCTGGTTCATCTGCGACTCGCGTCGCTATCTGAAGAACAAGGCCACGGAGCTGCACCCGGCGCGCTACCCTGAGGAAATGGTGAGCGAGTTCATCCAGTTCTTCACCAAACCGGGCGAATGGGTGCTGGACCCCTTCTGCGGCAGCGGCGCCACGCTGGTCGCCTGCCAGGAGACAGGCCGGCATGGTGTCGGGATCGAGCTATCGGCGGAGTACGCGCAGGTAGCTCGCCGGCGGCTCCTGTCCCTGGATTGCGAGACAGAGTGGCACGTCCTGGAAGGCGATTCCCGCGACGTCTCCTCACTGCTGGGCAGTGCGGGCTTCCAGCCCGCCAAAGGCCAGGAGACGAGCGACTCAGGACGGGCTGGAAGCCCGCACTACGCCGAGGCAATCGGCGAGTTGGATACCCCGCCCGGTCTCCCGGCCTCCCCTCTCCCCCACCAGTACGACTTCATCATCACCTCCCCGCCCTATTTCGACATGCTCCGCAAGAGCCGGGGCGGGGTGGACTCCGCCGCCAAGAAGCGTGCCCGCGCCGGCCTGGGCACCCACTATGGCGATGATCGCCGTGACCTGGGCAACATCACCAGCTACGAAGACTTCGTGGAAGCCCTGGGCCTGATCTTCGACGACATGCACGACCTGCTGCGGCCGGGGCGCTACCTGGTCGCCGTGATCCAGAATCTGCGTGACACCGACGGCGAGGTGCGGCCGTTGGCGTGGGACCTTGCCCGCCGCCTGTCGCAGCGTTTCAGCTTCCAGGGCGAACGCGTCTGGTGCCAGAACAGCAAGCCCCTGGGCATCTGGGGCTATCCGACCGTGTTTGTCCCCAACGTGCACCACCATTACTGCCTGATCTTCCGCGTCAGGCCGGACGCCTTTGCCGGGGGTAGAGAGCACCGATGA
- a CDS encoding HAMP domain-containing protein, whose product MKRPRSFRAQIVLSTVGISGVVLLLFALVTWNTVRLAGLQRLDRDIASDLEPQLAVDSDTGRWGGFERALQMVYGGRQPHAFILLVKDAQGQVVRQSSDWPAEISVDSFPAPITNDPRLRPASPPTSIPPPPPPHHQPINTPGARQWRPEAQPPRLAPKMRLVTPATFSAHWGNGVHWRLGTMANGSVRVVLGLNLTRLDAEMARLGTAFALALLAALAAIAAASWVLSGRSLRPLGRLSDVAEAVTATRLDHRLPTAGTEVELLRLVTVFNEMLDRLERSFHQAVRFSADAAHELQTPLTILQGELEQALQAADSGDDQRVYAELLEEVQRLKNIVRKLLLLSRVDAGEMQPALHPVNLSQAAEAIREDTDAMAPHLTLTTDLQPDVWVMADADLLQQVLANLASNAMKYNRPDGSIEVALSAAPPMARLGFANTGPQIAPENRERAFDRFYRADPARGRDVDGVGLGLSLAREIARLHRGDVTIQESTQERTVFVLTLPLAPR is encoded by the coding sequence ATGAAGCGCCCGCGCTCGTTCCGTGCGCAGATCGTCCTGTCCACCGTCGGCATCTCGGGTGTCGTGCTGCTGCTCTTTGCGCTGGTGACGTGGAACACGGTCCGCCTTGCCGGCCTGCAGCGCCTGGACCGCGACATCGCCAGCGACCTGGAGCCCCAACTGGCGGTGGACAGCGACACCGGGCGCTGGGGCGGCTTCGAGCGGGCCCTGCAGATGGTCTACGGCGGCCGCCAGCCGCACGCCTTCATCCTGCTGGTCAAGGACGCCCAGGGCCAGGTGGTGCGCCAGTCGAGTGACTGGCCGGCGGAGATCTCCGTTGACAGCTTCCCGGCGCCTATCACGAACGACCCGCGTCTGCGCCCGGCCTCGCCCCCGACCAGCATTCCGCCCCCACCGCCCCCGCATCACCAGCCCATCAACACTCCCGGGGCGCGACAGTGGAGGCCTGAGGCGCAGCCACCCCGCCTGGCGCCGAAGATGCGCCTGGTGACCCCGGCCACGTTCTCGGCGCACTGGGGCAATGGTGTCCACTGGCGTCTGGGCACAATGGCCAACGGGTCGGTGCGCGTGGTGCTGGGCCTGAACCTGACCCGTCTGGACGCGGAGATGGCCCGGCTGGGGACGGCCTTCGCACTGGCGCTGCTGGCAGCCCTGGCGGCCATCGCGGCGGCCAGTTGGGTGCTATCGGGACGTTCGCTCCGGCCCCTGGGGCGCCTCAGCGACGTCGCCGAGGCCGTCACGGCCACCCGCCTGGACCACCGCCTCCCCACCGCAGGCACCGAAGTCGAGCTGCTACGCCTGGTGACGGTCTTCAACGAGATGCTAGACCGCCTGGAGCGGAGCTTCCATCAAGCCGTGCGGTTCAGCGCCGATGCCGCCCATGAGCTGCAGACCCCCCTCACGATTCTGCAGGGCGAGTTGGAGCAGGCACTCCAGGCCGCCGACAGCGGCGACGACCAGCGCGTCTACGCCGAGCTGCTCGAGGAGGTCCAGCGGCTCAAGAACATCGTCCGCAAGCTGCTGCTGCTCTCCCGCGTGGACGCCGGGGAGATGCAACCCGCCCTCCACCCCGTCAACCTCTCCCAGGCCGCCGAGGCGATCCGCGAGGACACCGATGCGATGGCGCCCCACCTCACGCTGACGACCGATCTGCAGCCGGACGTGTGGGTCATGGCCGATGCCGACCTGCTCCAGCAGGTCCTGGCCAACCTCGCCAGCAACGCCATGAAGTACAACCGACCCGACGGGAGTATCGAGGTGGCCCTGAGCGCTGCCCCGCCGATGGCCCGGCTAGGCTTCGCCAACACAGGCCCGCAGATTGCGCCGGAGAACCGCGAACGGGCGTTCGATCGTTTCTACCGCGCCGACCCCGCTCGTGGCCGGGACGTGGACGGTGTCGGGCTGGGCCTGAGCCTGGCGCGCGAGATCGCCCGTCTCCACCGTGGTGACGTGACCATCCAGGAGAGCACCCAGGAGCGGACGGTCTTCGTCCTCACCCTCCCCCTGGCCCCGCGATAG
- a CDS encoding response regulator transcription factor, with amino-acid sequence MHILLVEDERKIATFVRRALEEQGFTVEYVADGDEAYVRAHGGQYDLIVLDIMIPGRDGLSILRSLRDERNAVPVVLLTARGALDERLHGLNIGADDYVTKPFFIEELVARVHAVIRRSSGESLSVLQADDLTVNLITREVTRGGQPIELTVREFSLLEFLMRAPGRVLPRTQILEHVWGYDFDPCSNLVDVYVQRVRKKLSPRGEPQLIDTVRGVGYRFRSTRGSAP; translated from the coding sequence ATGCACATCCTGTTGGTTGAGGACGAGAGGAAGATCGCCACCTTCGTCCGCCGCGCGCTGGAGGAACAGGGCTTCACGGTCGAGTACGTGGCCGACGGTGATGAGGCCTACGTACGCGCGCATGGCGGCCAGTACGACCTCATCGTTCTCGATATCATGATCCCCGGGCGCGACGGTCTGAGCATCCTGCGCAGCCTCCGCGACGAGCGCAACGCCGTACCAGTCGTCCTGCTGACCGCCCGCGGCGCCCTCGACGAGCGCCTCCATGGCCTGAACATCGGCGCCGATGACTATGTAACCAAACCCTTCTTCATTGAGGAACTGGTCGCCCGGGTACATGCCGTCATCCGGCGCTCCTCGGGGGAGAGTCTGTCGGTGCTGCAGGCCGACGACCTGACGGTCAACCTCATCACCCGGGAGGTGACACGCGGGGGCCAGCCGATCGAGCTGACGGTCCGCGAATTCAGCCTCCTGGAGTTCCTGATGCGCGCCCCCGGGCGTGTTCTGCCCCGCACCCAGATTCTCGAGCACGTCTGGGGCTATGACTTTGACCCCTGCAGCAACCTGGTGGATGTCTACGTCCAGCGCGTCCGCAAGAAGCTCAGCCCCCGCGGCGAGCCGCAGCTCATTGACACCGTGCGCGGGGTCGGCTACCGCTTCCGCAGCACGCGGGGGAGCGCGCCATGA
- the rimO gene encoding 30S ribosomal protein S12 methylthiotransferase RimO, translating into MSNDIKVALVSLGCPKNLVDSEHILGALTAQGYTIVEENEQADVIIVNTCAFIRPAEEEAVEALLDLADLKQGQAKALICAGCLTQRRGSDLLTAMPEVDAFTGVGVGARMPEVVERVLAGERLYLESDLGCLETAASPRWRSAPEWSAYLKIADGCSNRCSYCTIPDIRGEYRSRPPTDIADEFGQLVAGGVREVCLIAQDTTMYGYDLSERVNLADLLHRLAEVPFDGWVRVMYMHPEHVSDALLEAMAALPVVVAYLDIPLQHVSKSVLYRMGRRGTKDDCLELVRRVRSFMPEAAIRTTFMTGFPQETEGDFEALLDFLQEARLDRVSAFRFWPEGGTPAAVMPNQIPDEVRDERLARLLAVQEMISLEKNREFVGHRLRVLVEEQVEGLWKGRSYRDAPEIDGEVKIIVPPGGAAPAAGQFVEVEITRAEVHDVEGTL; encoded by the coding sequence ATGAGCAATGACATCAAGGTCGCCCTGGTATCGTTGGGGTGCCCCAAGAACCTGGTCGACTCCGAGCACATCCTGGGGGCCCTCACGGCCCAGGGCTACACGATCGTCGAGGAGAACGAGCAGGCGGACGTCATCATCGTCAACACCTGCGCCTTCATCCGGCCGGCGGAGGAAGAGGCGGTCGAGGCGCTGCTGGACCTGGCGGACCTCAAGCAGGGCCAGGCGAAGGCGCTCATCTGCGCGGGCTGTCTGACGCAGCGCCGCGGGAGCGACCTGCTGACGGCCATGCCGGAGGTGGATGCCTTCACGGGCGTTGGCGTCGGGGCACGGATGCCCGAGGTGGTCGAGCGCGTCCTGGCCGGGGAGCGCCTGTACCTGGAGTCCGACCTGGGTTGCCTCGAGACGGCCGCTTCGCCCCGCTGGCGGTCGGCCCCTGAGTGGTCGGCCTACCTGAAGATCGCTGATGGCTGCTCCAACCGCTGCTCTTACTGCACCATCCCGGACATCCGCGGGGAGTACCGCAGCCGTCCCCCAACTGACATCGCCGACGAGTTCGGGCAGTTGGTCGCGGGCGGGGTCCGCGAGGTCTGCCTCATCGCGCAGGACACCACGATGTACGGCTACGACCTATCGGAGCGCGTGAATCTGGCCGACTTGTTGCACCGTCTGGCCGAGGTGCCCTTCGACGGGTGGGTGCGCGTGATGTACATGCACCCCGAGCACGTGTCCGACGCGCTGCTGGAGGCGATGGCCGCGCTGCCCGTTGTCGTCGCCTACCTCGACATCCCGCTGCAGCATGTCTCCAAGAGTGTCCTGTACCGCATGGGACGGCGGGGCACGAAGGATGACTGCCTGGAGCTCGTCCGCCGCGTCCGCAGCTTCATGCCGGAGGCCGCGATCCGCACCACCTTCATGACCGGCTTCCCCCAGGAGACCGAGGGCGACTTCGAGGCCCTCCTCGACTTCCTGCAGGAGGCCCGCCTGGATCGTGTGTCGGCCTTCCGCTTCTGGCCCGAGGGGGGCACGCCGGCGGCGGTCATGCCCAACCAGATCCCCGACGAGGTGCGCGATGAGCGGTTGGCGCGCCTCCTCGCGGTCCAGGAGATGATCTCCCTGGAGAAGAACCGCGAGTTCGTGGGGCACCGCCTCCGGGTGCTGGTGGAAGAGCAGGTCGAGGGTCTCTGGAAGGGCCGGTCGTATCGCGATGCTCCCGAGATTGACGGCGAGGTCAAGATCATCGTCCCGCCCGGAGGCGCCGCCCCGGCCGCCGGGCAGTTTGTGGAGGTCGAGATCACGCGCGCGGAAGTGCACGACGTGGAGGGCACGCTCTAG